The following are encoded in a window of Leptolyngbya sp. CCY15150 genomic DNA:
- a CDS encoding DUF3134 domain-containing protein: MKNNPALRESPRSQPAGVIPAQRDASILDWLEGTNRLLERETVGIPSGPEEEEEITELMDSNDDSFDDDDDDDLDLDD; this comes from the coding sequence ATGAAAAACAATCCAGCCCTACGCGAGTCGCCTCGCAGTCAACCCGCCGGTGTGATTCCGGCCCAGCGTGATGCTTCTATCTTGGACTGGCTGGAAGGCACCAACCGTCTTTTGGAACGCGAAACGGTAGGGATTCCATCTGGCCCTGAGGAAGAAGAAGAAATCACGGAACTCATGGATAGTAACGATGATAGCTTCGACGATGACGACGATGATGATCTCGATCTAGACGACTAG